In Brassica rapa cultivar Chiifu-401-42 chromosome A06, CAAS_Brap_v3.01, whole genome shotgun sequence, a single window of DNA contains:
- the LOC103872488 gene encoding protein SRG1, whose product MEAKGETQWSSIIVPSVQELVEEKVITTVPLRYVQSDQDKSGVTDDSGLIPDIPVIDMKRLCSSAAKDSDSEVQKLDLACKEFGFFQLVNHGIDQTFLDKTKLETHDLFSLPMEEKKRFWQQPDEMEGFGQAFVLSEDQKLDWADIFFFTMQPTQLRKPHLFPKLPLPFRDTLEMYSAQVKSIAKTLIAKMGDALQIKPEEIEERFRDDMFQSMRMNYYPPCPEPNQVIGLTPHSDAGALTILLQVNEVEGLQIKKDGKWVFVKPLPNAFIVNVGDVLEIITNGIYKSIEHRVVVNSEKERLSFATFHNPGLNKEISPAKSLVEKQKKCAKFKSLITKDYLKGLFSRELYGKAYLDAMRI is encoded by the exons ATGGAAGCCAAAggagaaactcagtggagctcTATTATAGTTCCTTCGGTCCAAGAGCTGGTGGAGGAGAAGGTGATCACAACCGTTCCTCTCAGGTATGTCCAGTCTGACCAAGACAAATCTGGAGTGACGGATGATTCTGGTCTAATACCCGATATCCCAGTCATCGACATGAAGCGGTTGTGTTCTTCCGCCGCCAAGGACTCTGACTctgaggttcagaaactcgatTTGGCTTGCAAAGAATTTGGATTTTTCCAG CTTGTGAACCATGGAATTGACCAAACTTTCTTGGACAAAACAAAGCTGGAGACTCATGATTTATTCAGCCTTCCCatggaagaaaagaaaaggttcTGGCAGCAACCAGATGAGATGGAAGGTTTCGGACAAGCTTTTGTGCTTTCAGAAGATCAGAAACTCGATTGGGCAGATATATTCTTCTTTACAATGCAACCTACTCAATTACGCAAGCCTCACTTGTTCCCCAAGCTACCTCTTCCCTTTAG AGACACATTAGAGATGTATTCCGCTCAGGTTAAGAGCATAGCTAAGACCTTAATAGCAAAAATGGGGGATGCCCTGCAGATTAAACCTGAGGAAATTGAAGAAAGATTTCGTGATGATATGTTCCAGAGTATGAGGATGAATTACTACCCTCCATGTCCGGAGCCCAATCAGGTGATTGGTCTAACTCCGCATTCCGATGCGGGCGCACTCACCATACTGTTGCAAGTGAATGAAGTTGAAGGTCTCCAAATCAAGAAAGATGGCAAATGGGTTTTTGTCAAACCCCTCCCAAACGCTTTCATTGTCAACGTTGGAGACGTCTTAGAG ATCATAACGAACGGGATATACAAAAGCATCGAGCATCGCGTGGTGGTGAACTCGGAGAAAGAAAGGCTGTCTTTTGCGACATTTCATAATCCAGGACTGAATAAAGAAATTTCTCCAGCGAAAAGTCTCGTTGAAAAGCAAAAGAAATGTGCAAAATTTAAAAGCCTGATAACTAAAGACTACTTGAAGGGCTTGTTCTCCCGTGAACTCTACGGAAAAGCTTACCTCGATGCAATGAGAATCTAA
- the LOC103872489 gene encoding uncharacterized protein LOC103872489, whose translation MEKNTYGSFKLMIILSFLSYSFVGSDCATTNIQYASALGDPGMKNDSLRVAIESWNQCNEVGEEAKNMGSPRMADCFDLDYSSLPVKINHKVDEVDNRLGVQNGTYGGINAGQNADIYAAQKEIYLGNKCQVTDDPNPWQFWMIMLKNGNTDTLAAICPENGKKAKPFPPTGRFPCFGKGCMNMPTMHHKYTSIVDQEGLMSGSFYGTWDLDTDQEDDSVVGNNSYYKVKWEKKVGGNESWVFHHLLKTSSKYPWLMLYLRADASRGFSGGYHYDTRGMMKMTLKSPDFKVRFKLEILKGGGSGSQFYLMDMGSCWKNDGSECDGDVTSDVTRYSEMIINPQSTAVCSPNRLGACPPQHAFPNGTKVHRTDKERFPYQAYHYYCVPGNARFAEAPYDVCDPYSNPQPQEILQILPHPVWEEFGYPTKKGQGWIGDPRTWELDVGKLSQSLHFYQDPGTEPVKRHWSSIDLGTEIYMSKNQIAEWTVSDFDIVVPKTGIQVE comes from the exons ATGGAGAAGAATACCTATGGGTCATTCAAACTTATGATTATACTTTCATTTCTTTCATATTCCTTTGTCGGATCAGACTGTGCAACAACAAATATCCAATATGCATCAGCTTTGGGAGATCCCGGGATGAAAAATGATAGCTTAAGGGTAGCTATAGAATCATGGAACCAATGCAACGAGGTTGGTGAAGAAGCTAAGAACATGGGAAGCCCACGAATGGCAGATTGCTTTGATCTCGATTACTCTAGCTTGCCCG TGAAGATCAACCACAAAGTTGACGAAGTAGACAATAGACTCGGTGTACAAAACGGAACATACGGAGGCATAAACGCCGGACAAAACGCAGATATCTACGCTGCTCAAAAGGAGATATACTTAGGAAACAAATGTCAAGTCACGGACGACCCGAACCCATGGCAGTTTTGGATGATAATGCTGAAGAACGGTAACACAGATACTTTAGCTGCGATATGTCCTGAAAACGGCAAAAAGGCGAAACCTTTTCCTCCTACGGGGAGGTTTCCATGTTTTGGAAAAGGATGTATGAATATGCCAACGATGCATCACAAGTACACAAGCATTGTGGATCAAGAAGGGCTTATGAGTGGGAGTTTTTATGGGACTTGGGATTTGGATACTGACCAAGAAGATGACTCCGTGGTTGGTAATAACTCGTACTATAAGGTGAAATGGGAGAAGAAAGTTGGTGGTAATGAGAGTTGGGTGTTTCATCATTTGTTGAAGACTTCTTCTAAGTATCCATGGTTGATGCTTTATCTACGAGCTGACGCTTCTCGTGGCTTCTCCGGTGGGTATCATTACGATACTAGAGGAATGATGAAGATG ACGCTGAAATCGCCGGACTTCAAGGTTAGATTCAAGCTAGAGATTCTAAAAGGTGGCGGTTCAGGGAGCCAGTTCTATCTAATGGACATGGGAAGCTGCTGGAAAAACGACGGTAGCGAATGCGACGGTGACGTCACAAGCGACGTCACTAGGTACAGCGAGATGATAATCAACCCCCAGTCAACGGCCGTTTGCAGCCCCAACCGGCTAGGCGCTTGTCCACCGCAGCACGCGTTCCCAAACGGGACTAAAGTTCACAGGACGGACAAGGAGAGGTTCCCTTACCAAGCGTATCACTACTACTGCGTTCCTGGAAACGCGCGTTTCGCGGAAGCTCCGTACGATGTTTGCGATCCGTACAGTAATCCACAGCCGCAGGAGATTCTGCAGATCTTGCCTCATCCTGTGTGGGAAGAGTTTGGGTATCCGACAAAGAAAGGACAAGGCTGGATTGGAGATCCGAGAACTTGGGAACTTGATGTCGGAAAACTCTCTCAGTCACTTCACTTTTACCAG GATCCAGGGACAGAACCGGTGAAAAGACACTGGTCGTCAATAGATTTAGGAACTGAAATATATATGAGCAAGAACCAAATTGCAGAATGGACTGTATCTGATTTCGACATTGTTGTACCAAAGACCGGTATTCAAGTGGAAtaa